Below is a window of Aggregicoccus sp. 17bor-14 DNA.
CGGCCTGCGGCTCGGCTACTCGCTGCTGCGACCAGACGGCAGCGAGGAGCTGAGCGAGGAGGCGCCGGCGGCGGGAGCGGGGCGCCTCGCGCGCGCGCGGCTCGCACAGCCGGGCACCTACACCCTCGCAGTGCGGGCACTGCAGGGGGCCGCAGGGGGCAGCTCGCGCCTCACCTACGCGCTGCAGGTGCAGGTGCTCGAGGAGGCGGACGCGCCGGAGCCCGATGCAGCGCCGCGCACCGTGACGCTCGCGCCCGCGAGCCTGCCTGCCGCGGGGAGCGCCACGGGGCGCCTGGAGACGGAAGGGGACGTGGACGCGTTCGCGGTGGACGTGCCCGCGCGCGGCGAGCCCACGGTGCTGCACTGGCGACTCGTGCCGCTGGGGACGGGCGGCCGCTACCCCCTGCTGCCCGTGGAGCCGGACCTCTCCGTGCGCGTGCTGAGCCGCGTGGCTCCGGGAGCAGACTGCCGTGCGGACGTGGCGGTGTGCCCGCTTGCGCCGGGAGCCTCGGCGGCGGCCCTCGCTGCGCGCGAGCAGGGCTGCGCGCTCCCCGAGCCCCTGTGCCTGCAGGCGCTGCGGCAGCAGGCCGCGGGCTTCGAGGAGCTGCGCAACTTCGAGGGCGTGCTCGCGCTGCCCCCGCACACGTCCACGCAGCGGCTCCTCGTGCAGGTGCTGAGCGCGAGCGGGCGCTGGGCGGACGATCGCGACTACCGCCTCGAGCTCTCGTGGGAGGTGGACCCGGACGAGACAGGGACGCCTCCGATGCAGACCCTGCAGCAGGACCTGCGCGCGGACGCCGGCAGCGAGCCGCCGACGGGGCAGGGCTTCGAGCTGCGCGGCACGCTGCTCGCGGGCCACGGTGCGCTGGGCTCGGAGCCCCGCGGCGTGCGCGGCCCCTCGGACTACGACGCCGTGCCCTCGGATGTGGACACCTTCGAGCTGCAGCTGCCCAATGTCCCGGCGCCGCAGGACCTCGCGTGGAAGCTCGCGTGGGATGTGGAGCACGATGCGGACGGAGGCACGCCCTACGGGCTCGCAGTGGGGCTCACCTTCTGTGACGGTGACGTGAGCGCCGGGGGCAGCGGCTGCACGCCCGTGACCACCAGCAGCCGGGGCAATCCGCTCACGCTGCGTTACCTCGAGGCGCCGCGGGTTCCGTGGCACGCGCCCGACACCGGCGCGGGACCGCTGCTGCTCACGCGGCAGCGGGAGGACGCGCGGCTCGGCCTCACCACCACCACCCTCACCGACGAGGCCTGCGCGTGCTTCGAGCCGCGCTTCGTGCGCGGCGGCACGCTGCGCCTCCAGGTCAGCGCCGTGGGGCGCACCAGCTACGCGCCCGTGCACTACGCCGTGCGCACCGCGTGGGCGCCGTACCCGCGCAGCTTCACGCTCGGCACGTCCACGGTGAGCTGCCCTGCGCCCGTCGCCAATACGTTGCCGGACGGCGGCGTCAGCTGGAGCCCGGGCTGCGCCTTCACGCGCGAGCCCTGAGCGGCAGCGCATACCCTTGCTGCGAGGAGGTGCGAGATGGCGCGAGACCGGGCACTGATGGAGGAGGCGGTGGACCTGCTGCGGATGGTGGGGCCGGTGCAGGGGCGGGGGATGTTCGGCGGCTGGGGCCTCTACCTGCATGGGCGCATGTTCGGGCTCATCGCGGAGGGACAGCTGTTCCTCAAGACGGACGAGCTCACGCGACCCGACTTCGAGCGCTCGGGCTGCCGGCCCTTCGTCTACGAGGGCGGCGGCAAGTCGATGGCGACCAGCTACTGGACGCCACCGGAGGCAGTGGCGGATGACCCTCGCGCCATCACGCCGTGGGCGCGCCGGGCAGTGGAGGCCGCCGAGCGCGCGGCGCTGCGCAAGCAGCCCAAGAAGCGAGCCGCAACAAAGCGCGCTGCAGCCGAGGCTGAGCCTGTGAAGCGCG
It encodes the following:
- a CDS encoding TfoX/Sxy family protein, whose translation is MARDRALMEEAVDLLRMVGPVQGRGMFGGWGLYLHGRMFGLIAEGQLFLKTDELTRPDFERSGCRPFVYEGGGKSMATSYWTPPEAVADDPRAITPWARRAVEAAERAALRKQPKKRAATKRAAAEAEPVKRVATKKGAAQTKRPVAKNVPAKQAEAKPIARRAATKKRGGRK